From a single Hippoglossus stenolepis isolate QCI-W04-F060 chromosome 2, HSTE1.2, whole genome shotgun sequence genomic region:
- the arpc1a gene encoding actin-related protein 2/3 complex subunit 1A, protein MSLHQFLLEPITCHAWNRDRTQLAISPNNHEVHIYKKSGNQWVKTHELKEHNGHITGIDWAPKSDRIVTCGADRNAYVWSQKEGVWKPTLVILRINRAATFVKWSPLENKFAVGSGARLISVCYFESENDWWVSKHIKKPVRSTVLSLDWHPNNVLLAAGSCDFKCRVFSAYIKEVEEKPGPTPWGSKMPFGAVLAEFGGAGGGGWVHSVSFSASGNRLAWVSHDSTVTVVDSSKTASPSQMKTEFLPLLSVLFISENSLVAAGHDCCPMLFRCDDGGTLTFVSKLDLPKQSIQRNISAMERFRNMDKRATTEDRNTALDTLHQNSITQVSIYEGDKRDCRKFCTTGIDGAMTIWDFKSLEASIQGLRIM, encoded by the exons ATGTCCCTGCATCAGTTCCTGCTGGAGCCCATCACCTGCCACGCGTGGAACCGCGACAGGACAC aactCGCCATCAGTCCCAATAACCACGAAGTTCACATCTACAAGAAGAGCGGCAACCAGTGGGTGAAGACCCACGAGCTGAAGGAGCACAATGGGCACATAACAG GTATCGACTGGGCTCCCAAAAGTGACCGTATAGTGACGTGTGGCGCCGACCGCAACGCCTACGTGTGGTCCCAGAAGGAGGGCGTGTGGAAGCCCACGCTGGTCATCCTCAGGATCAACAGAGCCGCCACCTTCGTCAAGTGGTCTCCACTGGAGAATAAGTTTGCAGTCGGCAGTGGAGCTCGACTCATCTCTGTCTGCTACTTTGAGTCTGAGAATGACTG GTGGGTGAGCAAGCACATCAAGAAGCCAGTCCGCTCCACAGTCCTCAGTCTGGACTGGCATCCCAACAACGTGCTGCTGGCGGCTGGGTCCTGTGACTTCAAATGCAG GGTGTTCTCAGCCTACAttaaggaggtggaggagaaaccAGGACCCACACCCTGGGGCAGCAAGATGCCATTTGGGGCTGTGTTAGCAGAATTTGGAGGAGCGG gtggaggaggttgggtccactctgtctctttctctgcatcTGGTAACCGCCTGGCCTGGGTCAGCCACGACAGCACTGTCACTGTGGTGGACAGCTCCAAGACTGCCAG tccTTCACAGATGAAGACGGAgttccttcctctcctcagtgTCCTTTTTATCTCAGAGAACAGTCTAGTAGCAGCG GGCCACGACTGCTGCCCCATGCTGTTCCGTTGCGACGACGGTGGAACGCTGACATTCGTGTCGAAGCTGGACCTCCCGAAGCAGAGCATCCAGAGGAACATCTCCGCCATGGAGCGCTTCAGGAACATGGACAAAAGAGCCACCACCGAGGACCGCAACACCGCCCTGGACACACTGCACCAGAACAGCATCAC CCAAGTGTCTATCTATGAAGGAGACAAAAGGGATTGTCGCAAGTTCTGCACCACAGGCATCGATGGAGCAATGACTATTTGGGATTTCAAG AGTCTAGAAGCTTCTATCCAGGGTCTCCGCATCATGTGA
- the arpc1b gene encoding actin-related protein 2/3 complex subunit 1B, giving the protein MAYYSFLLEPISCHAWNKDRTQIALCPNNHDVHIYKKDGAKWNKIHELKEHNGQVTGIDWAPDSNRIATCGADRNAYVWSLKEGAWKPTLVILRINRAARCVKWSPKENKFAVGSGSRLISICYFEQENDWWVCKHIKKPIRSTILSLDWHPNNVLLAAGSCDFKCRVFSAYIKEVEEKPGPTPWGSKMPFGEMLLESGGSGAADQSSVGGGGWVHSVCFSHSGNRLAWTSHDSTVSVAEGGKTGTVNSLRSETLPLLCVTFITENSIVAAGHDCYPVLFVYDGAKGSLTFGGKLDVPKEAAQKGISARERFQNLDRRASDSPSTEKNLNTVHKNSISQISVLDGGRNKCGKFCTTGMDGGMCIWDVKSLESAMKNLKIV; this is encoded by the exons ATGGCGTACTACAGTTTCCTGCTGGAACCAATTAGCTGCCATGCCTGGAACAAAGATCGCACCC agatcGCCCTCtgccccaacaaccacgacgTCCACATCTACAAGAAAGACGGGGCCAAGTGGAATAAGATCCACGAGCTGAAGGAGCATAACGGGCAAGTGACAG gaaTTGACTGGGCTCCAGACAGTAACCGTATAGCGACGTGCGGCGCTGACCGTAACGCCTACGTGTGGTCCCTTAAAGAAGGCGCCTGGAAGCCCACCCTGGTCATCCTCAGGATCAACCGCGCCGCCCGCTGTGTGAAGTGGTCGCCCAAAGAGAACAAGTTTGCCGTGGGCAGCGGCTCCCGCCTCATCTCCATCTGTTACTTTGAGCAGGAGAATGACTG GTGGGTGTGTAAGCACATCAAGAAGCCAATCCGCTCCACCATCCTCAGTCTGGACTGGCATCCCAACAACGTCCTGCTGGCGGCTGGGTCCTGTGACTTCAAATGCAG GGTGTTCTCGGCCTACAtcaaggaggtggaggagaagccCGGCCCCACTCCCTGGGGCAGCAAGATGCCCTTCGGGGAGATGTTGCTCGAGTCCGGAGGGTCCGGAGCCGCGGATCAGAGTTCAGTAGGAGGCGGCGGTTGGGTGCACAGCGTCTGCTTCTCGCACTCCGGCAACCGCCTGGCCTGGACCTCCCACGACTCCACTGTGTCTGTCGCCGAGGGCGGCAAGACCGGAAC GGTGAACAGTCTGCGCTCCGAgacacttcctcttctctgtgtcaCCTTCATTACTGAGAACAGCATCGTAGCAGCT GGCCATGACTGTTACCCAGTGTTGTTCGTGTACGACGGGGCCAAAGGCAGCTTGACGTTCGGTGGGAAGTTGGACGTTCCTAAGGAGGCGGCCCAGAAGGGCATCAGCGCCAGGGAACGTTTCCAGAACCTGGACCGTCGGGCCTCCGATTCCCCGAGCACCGAGAAGAACCTGAACACGGTGCACAAGAACAGCATCAG CCAAATCTCGGTGCTGGACGGAGGACGGAACAAGTGCGGCAAGTTCTGCACCACCGGCATGGACGGAGGAATGTGCATCTGGGATGTCAAG tCTCTGGAATCTGCAATGAAGAACTTGAAAATAGTCTGA
- the LOC118115107 gene encoding monocyte to macrophage differentiation factor 2, translated as MNLVRFMNNRVPPNKRYQPTEYEHAANCATHALWIIPSLLGSSLLHLHSEDQWERLSAWVYGAGLTSLFIISTLFHTVAWKKSHLRSVEHCFHMCDRMVIYFFIAASYAPWLNLRELGPWACHMRWLVWVMASFGTTYVFFFHERYKIMELICYTVMGVFPALVILSMPEQSGLCELLVGGACYCLGMVFFKSDGIVPFAHAIWHLFVAMGAAIHYYAIWRYLYAQPPNQVQTSR; from the exons ATGAATCTAGTAAG GTTTATGAACAACCGCGTTCCTCCTAACAAGAGATACCAGCCCACAGAATATGAGCACGCTGCCAACTGTGCTACGCATGCG TTATGGATAATCCCCAGCCTGCTGGGCAGCTCCCTGTTGCACCTCCATTCAGAGGACCAATGGGAGCGGTTGTCGGCCTGGGTGTACGGGGCGGGGCTCACCTCGCTCTTCATCATCTCCACCCTGTTCCACACTGTGGCCTGGAAGAAGAGCCACTTACG GTCCGTGGAGCACTGTTTCCACATGTGTGACAGGATGGTGATCTACTTCTTCATCGCTGCCTCCTACGCCCCATG GCTGAACCTGCGGGAGCTGGGTCCTTGGGCGTGCCACATGCGCTGGTTGGTGTGGGTCATGGCCTCTTTTGGTACCACCTACGTCTTCTTCTTCCATGAGAG GTACAAGATCATGGAGTTGATCTGCTACACAGTGATGGGTGTTTTTCCAGCCCTGGTCATCCTCTCAATG CCGGAGCAGTCGGGCCTGTGTGAGCTTCTGGTGGGCGGAGCCTGCTACTGTCTGGGGATGGTCTTCTTCAAAAGCGACGGCATTGTCCCGTTCGCTCACGCCATCTGGCACCTGTTTGTAGCTATGGGAGCAGCCATACACTACTACGCCATCTGGAGGTACCTCTATGCCCAGCCGCCCAATCAGGTTCAGACCTCCAGATGA